In a single window of the Bos javanicus breed banteng chromosome 16, ARS-OSU_banteng_1.0, whole genome shotgun sequence genome:
- the CORT gene encoding cortistatin encodes MSSSRAGEKYQPACKMLPLCLLLPLLLLPSGATTALSPEGGLAGHESGHMQEVAEIKTNSLLTFLAWWYEWASQARAVPFVGGEAREVSKRQEGTPLHQSTRQDKTPCKNFFWKTFSSCK; translated from the exons ATGAGCAGCTCCAGAGCTGGAGAGAAGTACCAGCCAGCCTGCAAGATGCTGCCCCTCTgcttgctgctgccgctgctgctgctgccctctGGGGCCACCACTGCCCTCTCCCCAGAGGGCGGCCTCGCCGGCCACGAGAGTGGG cacatgCAGGAAGtggcagaaataaagacaaacagCCTGTTGACTTTCCTTGCGTGGTGGTACGAGTGGGCCTCCCAGGCCAGGGCAGTGCCCTTTGTAGGAGGGGAAGCCAGGGAGGTGTCCAAACGGCAGGAAGGCACACCCCTCCATCAGTCCACGCGCCAAGATAAAACGCCCTGCAAGAATTTCTTCTGGAagaccttctcctcctgcaagtAA
- the CENPS gene encoding centromere protein S — protein sequence MMEEEEWSEEQQRFSYLQRLKAAVHYTVGCLCEEVASDKDMQFSKQTIAAISEVTFGQCENFAKDLEMFARHAKRSTINTEDVKLLARRSHSLLKYITEKNEDIAQLNLEKKAKKKKKLEDENRNSVESAEAGVEESEN from the exons atgatggaggaggaggagtggtCCGAGGAGCAGCAACGCTTCTCTTACCTACAG AGGCTAAAGGCAGCGGTTCACTACACGGTTGGTTGTCTTTGCGAGGAAGTTGCGTCGGACAAAGACATGCAGTTCAGCAAGCAAACCATTGCAGCGATCTCAGAGGTGACCTTTGGACAGTGTG aaaattttgCCAAAGACCTTGAAATGTTTGCAAG ACATGCGAAAAGAAGCACAATTAACACTGAAGACGTGAAGCTCTTAGCCAGGAGGAGTCATTCACTG ctaAAATACAtcacagagaaaaatgaagacatcGCTCAGCTTAACctggaaaaaaaagcaaagaagaagaagaagttggAGGATGAAAACAGAAATTCAGTGGAGTCAGCAGAGGCTGGTGTAGAAGAAAGTGAGAATTAA